The Pseudomonadota bacterium genome has a segment encoding these proteins:
- a CDS encoding DNA-binding response regulator, which translates to MAETVLVVDDEEAIVEIIEMSLRREQYTVIRALCGTEALSAVERSRPDLVLLDVGLPDIDGFEVCRRIRLASEVPIIMVTARGDDEDKIAGLGLGSDDYVVKPFNPKELVARIRRMLERVRKASEAAAPASLKMREIDIDVVRRRVTVDGRAVSLTPKEYDLLVFLVRHPDQVHGRDDLLREVWGSDAYDARSVDVHVKYLREKLGEPCNAYLQTVWGKGYKLSETLKK; encoded by the coding sequence ATGGCAGAGACGGTCCTCGTGGTCGATGATGAGGAGGCCATCGTCGAGATCATCGAGATGAGCCTGCGGCGCGAGCAGTACACCGTCATCCGCGCGCTGTGCGGAACCGAGGCGCTGTCTGCGGTCGAGCGATCTCGCCCCGATCTCGTGCTGCTCGATGTCGGGCTTCCGGACATCGATGGGTTCGAGGTCTGCCGGCGCATCCGCCTCGCTTCCGAGGTTCCCATCATCATGGTCACGGCGCGGGGCGACGACGAAGACAAGATCGCCGGGCTGGGGCTGGGCAGCGATGACTACGTCGTGAAGCCCTTCAATCCGAAGGAGCTGGTGGCGCGCATCCGTCGCATGCTCGAGCGGGTTCGCAAGGCGTCTGAGGCAGCGGCGCCTGCGTCCCTGAAGATGCGCGAGATCGACATCGACGTGGTGCGGCGCCGTGTCACCGTCGACGGGCGCGCGGTGAGCCTCACCCCGAAGGAGTATGATCTCCTCGTCTTCCTCGTGCGCCATCCGGACCAGGTGCACGGCCGCGACGACCTGCTGCGCGAGGTCTGGGGCTCTGACGCCTACGACGCACGCTCTGTCGACGTGCATGTGAAGTACCTGCGCGAGAAGCTCGGCGAGCCCTGCAACGCCTACCTGCAGACGGTGTGGGGCAAGGGCTACAAGCTCTCGGAGACCCTGAAGAAGTGA
- the glpK gene encoding glycerol kinase yields the protein MSDSFILALDQGTTGSTAMIFDASLAVRGRGYREVPQHFPQSGWVEHDPEDIFSTAIEAGRAAVAEAGISPTEIAAIGITNQRETTLLWDRATGQPVSRAVVWQCRRSAAICEQWRRVGLAPIIREHTGLEVDAYFSASKVRWLLDHIDGLEARVAVGDIAFGTVDSWLLWRLTNGKTHATDVTNASRTMFYDIRANTWDDDLLAAFDINRRLLGEVLPSSAMFGTAEPEHFGARIPIMGVAGDQQAALFGQACATPGSAKNTYGTGCFLVMNTGQRAVTSSSRLLTTVGWKLADAPVQYALEGSVFSAGSAVQWLRDGLGLIRRAPDIEPLATSVTDNGGVYLVPAFTGLGAPHWDMYARGAIVGITRDTRAAHIARATLESVAYQTRDLIEAMRADAGHALERLRVDGGMTGNDFLMQFQADVLGIPVERPVVVESTAMGAACLAALGVGMFSSTDEIARRIRIDRVFEPAMSVDARDTLHAAWQRAVERSRAWAAQDPTPAGG from the coding sequence GTGTCCGACTCATTCATCCTGGCGCTCGACCAGGGCACCACCGGATCGACCGCGATGATCTTCGACGCCTCGCTCGCGGTGCGTGGGCGAGGCTACCGCGAGGTGCCGCAGCACTTCCCCCAATCGGGCTGGGTCGAGCACGATCCCGAAGATATCTTCTCCACCGCCATCGAGGCCGGGCGCGCCGCCGTCGCCGAGGCCGGCATCTCGCCCACAGAGATCGCGGCCATCGGCATCACGAACCAGCGCGAGACCACCTTGCTGTGGGACCGCGCCACAGGCCAGCCGGTGTCACGGGCCGTGGTCTGGCAGTGCCGGCGCAGCGCCGCCATCTGCGAGCAGTGGCGGCGCGTGGGCCTGGCCCCCATCATCCGCGAGCACACGGGCCTCGAGGTCGATGCCTACTTCTCGGCCTCCAAGGTGCGCTGGCTCCTCGATCACATCGACGGCCTCGAGGCGCGGGTGGCCGTGGGGGACATCGCCTTCGGAACCGTTGACTCGTGGCTGCTGTGGCGGCTCACCAACGGCAAGACCCACGCCACCGATGTGACCAACGCCTCCCGCACCATGTTCTACGACATCCGCGCCAACACATGGGACGACGATCTCCTCGCCGCGTTCGACATAAATCGCCGTCTCCTCGGCGAGGTGCTCCCGTCGAGCGCCATGTTCGGCACCGCAGAGCCGGAGCACTTCGGGGCGCGCATCCCGATCATGGGGGTGGCGGGCGATCAGCAGGCCGCGCTGTTCGGCCAGGCCTGCGCGACGCCCGGAAGCGCGAAGAACACCTACGGCACCGGCTGCTTCCTCGTGATGAACACCGGTCAGCGGGCCGTGACATCGTCGAGTCGCCTCCTCACCACCGTGGGATGGAAGCTCGCGGACGCGCCCGTCCAATACGCGCTCGAGGGCAGCGTGTTCTCGGCCGGCTCGGCCGTGCAGTGGCTGCGCGACGGCCTGGGGCTCATCAGACGGGCGCCGGACATCGAGCCGCTCGCGACCAGCGTGACCGACAATGGGGGGGTGTACCTCGTGCCGGCCTTCACAGGGCTGGGTGCCCCCCATTGGGACATGTACGCGCGAGGCGCCATCGTGGGCATCACCCGAGACACCCGCGCGGCGCATATCGCGCGCGCCACCCTCGAGTCGGTGGCCTACCAGACGCGTGACCTCATCGAGGCCATGCGCGCCGACGCCGGACATGCGCTCGAGCGCCTGCGGGTCGATGGCGGCATGACGGGCAACGACTTCCTGATGCAGTTCCAGGCCGACGTGCTGGGCATCCCGGTCGAGCGCCCCGTGGTGGTCGAATCGACAGCCATGGGCGCCGCGTGCCTTGCCGCACTCGGGGTGGGCATGTTCTCGAGCACCGACGAGATCGCCCGCCGCATCCGCATCGATCGGGTGTTCGAGCCGGCGATGTCGGTCGACGCGCGCGACACGCTCCACGCCGCCTGGCAGAGAGCCGTGGAGCGCTCTCGGGCGTGGGCGGCGCAAGACCCCACCCCCGCGGGCGGGTGA